The Rhopalosiphum maidis isolate BTI-1 chromosome 4, ASM367621v3, whole genome shotgun sequence region tttatttattggttcTGAAGGAACATTGGgagttattacaaaaattgctATTCAATGTCCAAATACTCCAAAATTTGTTAATGTATCATTTATTggtaagttaaaaattctataattgttttttaaatgtattatgtttaggcaattatttgatattttcttctttataaaatgaaaactttaatatttcagacatatataaaaaaaatataattttgtaattttgataGAATTGTTTCTATgtgacaaaattataatgaaaattacttttggttattaatttcaataatataacacgttccatattttttacttgttcCTAGTattgtgaatttaaaaaaataataaaactatacatttctataaaatggatatttggtaggtatataagtaaatatattatgtttatagttttatcttTTCACAATTCAGTTTTCAGTAGTTTAAACTATACATCTACTTGaatcgtaaattataaaaaatattaattaaataaagtagtaaaatacgtttctaattaaattttctcagATACTCAGTTTCAGTTTATgttgatttgtattattaggtttttaatcttactacatatatattgaaataatacttaataattaagaattattttatgttatttgtttataaattagaaatacaaGTGCTTTTTTACACATACGCCAATCGTATATGcttattgactattgtatttataattgtatgaaataaatccaactataatgattttatagtcAGGAGTTTTATACACCCATTGTCACACACAttcatatctttaaaaaaaattattatttttaaattaaatttttttcacttatttaagtagatttttttttatctatagtatttttacttGTGTTGTTAGAATATTGATTGTTAAAAGAAATTAGAgaaactgtatttattttatttagttttttgtaaCATAGTTTTTTCTGattgaaaagtaaaataatttcattacaattttatttagctAACAAGTAAAGTAACTTTATGACTTATTGTAAccttaagtaataataataattattattgatcactagttcttaaaattaacaaaacattgaatttaaaacagtCACAActtgatgaaaaaaatctaacaaGGATAACATTTTAGTAGCTATGTTTAAAGCaccaaagaaaaataaatcagcaacatatttttccaaaaatatggaataaataatattttaattctaaaaaaatataaagaaacatgaatacataattatgcCAATAAATATGGACAATCAATATTCCCGTATCATACACAAATATTGCAGCCggctttatttttcattattttatttaaatttctacctaaatatgcatttcaatactttaaatcaatatcaatattaacactatgatagttttgaattaattttttttattttttataaaatattaaatgctgtccaatttaatttaaataattgtattatttatttaattttgttaccctAAATGaacacatattaaattaattgtaccctaataataaacctaattgtgtttattattatttatttacaggcTTAGAATCATTTGATAAAGTATTGAGTTTCTTCTCACTAGTACGAAAAGAATTTTCTTCTAGTCTTTCGTCATTTGAACTAATGGATTCTGTAGCTATAAAaagtgtacaaaaaaatattggtattaaaTGTCCAATAAATGAAGATCTGAAATTTTACGTTCTTGTTGAATTATCAgctgataataattacattaatcattcaattcaagaatttttagaaaaagctCTCATTGAAGAAGTAATTTTAGATGCTACTGTAGCAGACCAACCATCGCTAATTCAAGTAATGaagatttatagataaaatataataataaataaatatagaagtcaaagtaaattattttatttaaaaaattgaaaatgtttagaatTTATGGAAAATCAGAGAAAATATTCCTGAAAGTTTACTAAGATATGGATATGTCTATAAGTATGATATAACTTTACCGCATGAGTTCTTTTATGATATTGTGCCTGATATAAGAAAACGATTAGAAAAACTAGATGTCAAAGCTGTTTGTGGATATGGTCATTTaggtaataaacataatatattgttttatttatgttatattttaatttaatgatgtaatattgtatcctttttgtatgtataggtgatggaaatttacatttaaatgtagCTACTAATGAACATAATGATGAAATAGCTTCAGCTATTGAACCTTATGTTTATGAATGGACTAGTAAATATAAAGGAAGTATAAGTGCTGAACATGGAATTGGATTTTTAaagagtaaatatttaaaatattcaaaatccaATTTAGAAGtagatttaatgaaaaaaataaaaaataatattgatcccaagaaaatattaaatccatACAAGATTTTTCctcaagataatattaattgagttataaagttaaattttatgtatatatatatattttttttttttttgaggtaTTTGAgtagacaattttattatttttttagacctgttatttttatttataggtcaCTAATTATGTTATCAACCATTTAActccattatttattaagtataaatacaatataaatatattttttaacagattattcgttttttttttttttttttgtagcacaaaataataaatatactattttagtatAGTCATAGAATTGAGAATTTAATCAtgacaaaatttatattttgtcatgaatttaataatttcgattaacgagataataatatcttagtcCGTGATTGAAACTGATAAAATTGGTGCTATCTggggttttattttattccatgACACTTTTGATAGAGACGCACCGTGCGTTGTTATTCCTCAGCTTGACGGTGTGTAGACTACCTTCATATTtcatagtgaataatattgttatacagaTTAGTGATTagtgaataatgaatattaattattaagtaaagcACTAAAGCGTTGTGCCGCCGTCCATGTGTAGTGTGTTTAGTGATTTTTgatgtgttttgtttttagatttacgtaaattatttatttctcgtCGGACTTGGAAGTAGTCACTATGGTAATGACGTATTTTAActcttagaattaataatattttgtattgaataGTGTCAAACATGTCCATTTCTGTGGATACATCATTCTTGGTACCTCCACCTCCAATTAACTTTTCAATTCCGCCGCCTTCAACCAATACATCCATTCCGACAAACTACAGGTTTCAAGGTCCTATACCTTTACATATACGTGGTCCAAGTTTGGGTGGACCACCAAGGCATCAACTAAACAAAAGTGCGCCACCAGTAGATGTGGATTTTGATGGCAAACGCTTGAGAAAATCAGGTCTCCGTAAAACTGTGGACTACAATGCATCACTTATTCGGATGCTTCAAAATCGTGTTTGGCAACGAGATTTCAGAGATAGGCCATTTTTACAaccagatatattatatacaccccAACTTTTACCTCCACAGTGTTATGTGGATAACTCTGTAAACTCAGTTACTACTGCTTTTGTCAAAACTGTTACTAATAAAGTACGGTGTCCTGTGTTTTGTTTAGCATGGACTCCTGAAGGTAGACGTTTAATAACTGGTGCGTCTAGTGGAGAATTTACACTATGGAATGGATTGAcgtttaattttgaaactatTTTGCAAGCACATGATTCACCGGTTCGTTCAATGGTATGGTCTCATAATGGTAATTGGATGACTACTGGTGACCATActggttttattaaatattggcaatcaaatatgaataatgtcAAAATGTTTCAAGCACATAATGAAGCTGTCAGAGGTATTAGTTTTAGCCAATCAGACGATAAATTTGCAACTTGTTCAGATGATGGAACTATACGTATTTGGGACTTTTTTACTAATAGAGAAGAAAAAATACTCAGAGGCCACGGGGCagatgtaaaatgtattgattggCATCCACACAAAGGTCTTTTAATTTCTGGTAGTAAAGATAATCAACAGCCAATTAAACTGTGGGACCCAAAAACTGGACAATCATTAGCCACTCTACATGCTCATAAAAGTACAGTTATGGATGTAAAATGGAATGCCAATGGTAATTGGGTTGTGTCTGCTTCCAGAGATcacttgttaaaattatttgatattagaaATCTTTCCCATGAAGTTCAAACATTCAGAGGTCACAAAAAAGAAGCTAGTACTATTGCGTGGCATCCATATCATGAAAACTTATTTTGTAGTGGTGGTTCTGATGGtgctatattattttggaatGTGGGAGTTGATAAATTTGTTGGATCTGTTGATCAAGCTCATGATAGTATTGTTTGGTCATTAGCTTGGCATCCATTGGGTGAGGTTCTATGTTCTGGTTCAAATGATTACACATGTAAATTTTGGACCCGAAATAGACCTGGAGATAAAATGACTGGAAAATATCACTCAGTAAACACAGTTTCTAACATGTTAAAAACAGATAATATGTGTGCTGATGCTCAATCAACTATTCCTGGAATGGGTCTAGAAGACATCGATGAAGAAGATACTAATAAACCAgtgattgataataataccataCCACTTTTAGATATTTCTTCTAGTGAAGAAACAGCTAAAGttagacaaattaaaaaaattccttATTCTAAACCTATTCCTAAAAATTTCCAAAAGTTTTGGAATGAATATAAGACTAATGATGAAATAATTGAAGATGATGCCGAAGAAAATCTTGGCCCAGATAGTGATGTAGTCAATAATGTTGTTGAAAGTTTAATGGATTTGATACCAGGCTCTAGACCAGCAAGTGAATTAAAGCCAGAATCTCTTCTTGTTTATGGACAAATGATAAAAGTAGATCAAAATTCACCATTAGCTAATGCAATTAGGGAAGGTAGAGAATCATTAATGCGTCTTCTTCATTCTGGCGCAATTCCAGAAGTACGGCAGCATCTTTCTTTTGAAAGCAACAAAGATCCAATTTATTCATATGCTGCCAAACACCTTCAAAAAGATCAAGACTTGCGTAGaaaccaatttattaataatgtaaatgtcAACTTTCCTATGAATCAAGATGTTGATCTTcgagtcaataataattttaatccaaATTATGGTTCTACTAATTTCCAAACAGCttctaatgataattttaatagaccAGTTATAAATCAACCATCTAATGCAAGTGGATACAATCAACAACCGAGatcttattacaataaatcacatccttacaataacaatacacaaaataatagacCATCTCGACAGTATGGAAACAATCAAAATGGCATGCGAAATGGTCCACCACCTAATTTAATGGATTCCACCTTTTCAAGACCATCCACTTACAGATCAAATTCACAAAGACCACctcaaaattataacaatatgtgaATTTTTCTGAGTGGATACCGAGTTgagatataaaactattacatggtaatatttctatttataaaatattgtaaaatacttgTTCATGttttgcatataaaatataaaataatttccttattataggtatacatatacctgtagttattttttgtaaacatttttttttttagaatattaac contains the following coding sequences:
- the LOC113548437 gene encoding D-2-hydroxyglutarate dehydrogenase, mitochondrial-like isoform X2 — its product is MVNPTDVDYFKSLVGVNNFITGEEVKSYNEDWLKSISGFSKYVLKPKTTEQVSSILKYCYERGIAVCIQGGNTGLVGGSVPVFDEVILSTSAMNKIISFNKLSGVLVCQAGCVLENLMNYVQNEGFIMPFDLGAKGTCHIGGNLATNAGGLRLIKYGSLQGSVLGLQAVLADGQVLDCLNTLKKDNTGYHLKHLFIGSEGTLGVITKIAIQCPNTPKFVNVSFIGLESFDKVLSFFSLVRKEFSSSLSSFELMDSVAIKSVQKNIGIKCPINEDLKFYVLVELSADNNYINHSIQEFLEKALIEEVILDATVADQPSLIQNLWKIRENIPESLLRYGYVYKYDITLPHEFFYDIVPDIRKRLEKLDVKAVCGYGHLGDGNLHLNVATNEHNDEIASAIEPYVYEWTSKYKGSISAEHGIGFLKSKYLKYSKSNLEVDLMKKIKNNIDPKKILNPYKIFPQDNIN
- the LOC113548437 gene encoding D-2-hydroxyglutarate dehydrogenase, mitochondrial-like isoform X1 — translated: MTFNFFNVRKLCTKTVLYKNVQLTKDRFPNIKRGSYAMVNPTDVDYFKSLVGVNNFITGEEVKSYNEDWLKSISGFSKYVLKPKTTEQVSSILKYCYERGIAVCIQGGNTGLVGGSVPVFDEVILSTSAMNKIISFNKLSGVLVCQAGCVLENLMNYVQNEGFIMPFDLGAKGTCHIGGNLATNAGGLRLIKYGSLQGSVLGLQAVLADGQVLDCLNTLKKDNTGYHLKHLFIGSEGTLGVITKIAIQCPNTPKFVNVSFIGLESFDKVLSFFSLVRKEFSSSLSSFELMDSVAIKSVQKNIGIKCPINEDLKFYVLVELSADNNYINHSIQEFLEKALIEEVILDATVADQPSLIQNLWKIRENIPESLLRYGYVYKYDITLPHEFFYDIVPDIRKRLEKLDVKAVCGYGHLGDGNLHLNVATNEHNDEIASAIEPYVYEWTSKYKGSISAEHGIGFLKSKYLKYSKSNLEVDLMKKIKNNIDPKKILNPYKIFPQDNIN
- the LOC113549715 gene encoding pre-mRNA 3' end processing protein WDR33, giving the protein MSISVDTSFLVPPPPINFSIPPPSTNTSIPTNYRFQGPIPLHIRGPSLGGPPRHQLNKSAPPVDVDFDGKRLRKSGLRKTVDYNASLIRMLQNRVWQRDFRDRPFLQPDILYTPQLLPPQCYVDNSVNSVTTAFVKTVTNKVRCPVFCLAWTPEGRRLITGASSGEFTLWNGLTFNFETILQAHDSPVRSMVWSHNGNWMTTGDHTGFIKYWQSNMNNVKMFQAHNEAVRGISFSQSDDKFATCSDDGTIRIWDFFTNREEKILRGHGADVKCIDWHPHKGLLISGSKDNQQPIKLWDPKTGQSLATLHAHKSTVMDVKWNANGNWVVSASRDHLLKLFDIRNLSHEVQTFRGHKKEASTIAWHPYHENLFCSGGSDGAILFWNVGVDKFVGSVDQAHDSIVWSLAWHPLGEVLCSGSNDYTCKFWTRNRPGDKMTGKYHSVNTVSNMLKTDNMCADAQSTIPGMGLEDIDEEDTNKPVIDNNTIPLLDISSSEETAKVRQIKKIPYSKPIPKNFQKFWNEYKTNDEIIEDDAEENLGPDSDVVNNVVESLMDLIPGSRPASELKPESLLVYGQMIKVDQNSPLANAIREGRESLMRLLHSGAIPEVRQHLSFESNKDPIYSYAAKHLQKDQDLRRNQFINNVNVNFPMNQDVDLRVNNNFNPNYGSTNFQTASNDNFNRPVINQPSNASGYNQQPRSYYNKSHPYNNNTQNNRPSRQYGNNQNGMRNGPPPNLMDSTFSRPSTYRSNSQRPPQNYNNM